The following DNA comes from Chitinophagales bacterium.
AATAAACACCGCCAAAAACTCGGTTTACTATACTTGTTGCTCGGGCATAAGCTCCCGTAAATTCAATTACAGGATATTTGGGGCCATTTGGCGTTCTATATTCATAAAAAGCCATAGAATAAGCCAGTTTAGCAAAATTCTTTTGCTTAGGCTTAGGAATTTCATCTGTATTATAACCCCCTAATTGAGGTTTTGGATTATACCTAAATCCTGTAGAAAAAGCCACGTAGTTAATGCCCAAATTTGGTGTTTGAAAGGAAGCATTGGAAAAGTGTGTAAAATTTAATCCTGTAAATAAACTTAACTCCGGGCGAATCTTAAAATCAAAACCCATACTCAGCTGAGTAATGTTATTAATTTTAGAACCAATCACATTATTAGTCGGATTATCAATAACGTGGAAAGGTTTATTTAAATATGCCAAGCCAATTCCCATTCTAAAATACCAATCCACCACTTTTCTTCTTAAAATCCAAATTTTGGCATAAGGGAATGCTCCAATAGCATTACCAAAAATTTCATTATCACCAAAGCGAGCCATAAACAAAGCTCCACCTATTTCCGGATAGTTTAGTTTTCTTTGCCAAGCCTTGTTTCCTTTGGTTATTTTAGAAAAAGACAATTCAAAACCGTGAGATTTTTGAGTAATATCTGGACCAAATTTAGAATTATGCTTAACAATAGTACCCCAATAGTAAGAGCCCGAAACATTGAATTTAGATTGTTTATATTCATACGGTTTATACTTTTGAGCCGACAATTGTGCCGCAATAAGTATAATGAAAATAAAGGAGAGCCATTTCATAGGGGTAAAAGTACAAAGTTTTTTTTTCTGCTCACTTTTTTCAAATGTGTCTCTTCAGAAATTTTGGTCATCAGAAAGATGTATTATACTGATTAAAGAATGTCTGCTCCGCTTTATCATGATATTAATTTAAAATTAAGCTATAGCTAAATATTTACAGATTCCTTTTTTTTGTTTTACTTTGTAGTATGCAAAAAAATGTAGTTAAATGGGTGTTGTTTGGGTTCATAATTATACTGCTATTTGCTTTTCGTATAGAAAATGATGCTACGCAACTTAGTGTAGCTAATAATATAAATAATTTTCATAAAAACAATCTAAATATATTTTATAAAAGCATACAAACACTTGAAAATAAAGAAAACCAAAACCTATCGGAAAATGCTTTAAAACCTTATTTTCTTGCTTGCAGAGAGCAGTTTAAACACTGTGAGTTTTTGCTTACCTATGTAAATCTGTATAAAAACCTTAAATATAATGGTCCAAATGTGCCTTATGTAGTTTTTGATGGTGCCGATGTAAAAAATATAGAACAACCGCATGGTTTGCAGGTAATGGAAGACCTTATTTATAATGCAAATGCTTCATCCCGAAGTGCTTTAAAAACAGAAATTTTAGCTTTAGATGCTTTAGTGAAAAAAGAAATAAACCGCATAGCCGACAAAGAGGT
Coding sequences within:
- a CDS encoding acyloxyacyl hydrolase, which codes for MKWLSFIFIILIAAQLSAQKYKPYEYKQSKFNVSGSYYWGTIVKHNSKFGPDITQKSHGFELSFSKITKGNKAWQRKLNYPEIGGALFMARFGDNEIFGNAIGAFPYAKIWILRRKVVDWYFRMGIGLAYLNKPFHVIDNPTNNVIGSKINNITQLSMGFDFKIRPELSLFTGLNFTHFSNASFQTPNLGINYVAFSTGFRYNPKPQLGGYNTDEIPKPKQKNFAKLAYSMAFYEYRTPNGPKYPVIEFTGAYARATSIVNRVFGGVYYAFDMGRLEYMHLFGYEYKNREAHMLGFFVGDELFLGRVSLDAYVGVYAMKLFEDKTPIFAKLGLNYHAVKFGETKEKSFFISAHMKTHYFVAQYFDVGIGVNL